The genomic window atagaacatcaataaattaattgaaaataaaagattaataaattatttattaattacctGTTTAgctaatttctattttctaatttttttatattatttttattcttTATATTTGTCTTAAGTTAAAAAACAATAcagtaataaattatttattaattaaattcttgtttttaataaatgaataaataaaattttaaattactTAAAATaagatattaataaattatttattcattaaaATAAGtgattaataattttttaaaaataaaaaataaaacattattaaattatttattaattaaaataagacATTATAGTAAACTCGGTCACCTCACTCACTttctcacgcacgcacacaggcacacacaagTAGTAAGTTACGTGATATTTGCTGCATCTTTTACAGAGAAACTGCAACGCGTTTAAAGATTACTTCGTCATTTTGACGTACGACCGCACGAAAGTACTGACGGTCTTACCTCGCGGGCAAGGACTAGAGCTGAGGAACGTGACAGAGAAGCTCACACTGAGCAATTTGTTTAGCAAAACCAGCGGCTTGTATCCAACGTTTACAGCATACGCAAAGCAGCGCAAACTGTCAGTGGATGATGAAGGAAAATTGACTAttacggtgtgtgtgtgcgtgtgtgtgtgtgtgtgtgtgtgtgtgtgtgtgtgagtgtgtgtgtgcgcgcgcatgcgtgtgtgtgtacgtgtttgtgtgtgtgtgtgtgtgtgtgtgtgtgtgtgtgtgtgtgcgtgtgtgtgtgcgtgtgtgttgtgtgtgtgtgtgtgtgtgtgtgtgtgtgtgtgtgtgtgtgtgtgtgtgtgtgtgtgtgtgtgtgtgtgtaaaactATTTCTCTAATATTGAGTGTTTCATGACTTTCTTTGACTTCCTTAGAACAATGCATCGACATTCTACGCCATACACGCCAATTTCACCCGCAAAAATCTAACGTTCGAATACTACTTGCGTGCGCTAACAAGCGGTACCAAATGTGGTGGAGGCGACTACATTGTCTCTCCTTACAAACACGTGGAGCCACACAAACTGACCAGCACGCATGCGGCCTGCGCACATGAACCTCTAGCAGCAGGAGTTGATGGTCTTGATTGGAATGAGTATGTCTTCTTTTTGGAGGAGGTGAATAGCAGCAGACATCTCAGTGAAGAACTGACGCAACTTTGTTGCAAGTAATGATGGTATAGAATAATGCAAACTCGTAGTTAACGTTTTGCATGTATATGTTAGATCTAATAAACATATTTTGCATTTTTTTATAATTGTTGTATTTTTGGTATTTCTTAGGCTTGCAATGGATGTTTACTATTAGAAAGAGTTATTTTActttttttgaattttataATAGAAAACAATCTTTATACAATTTGAATTAATAACTGCCTACTTTCTATGTTGCAATTATGAAAGACAATTGGTTTATGTcgatagtctcgcgtagccagaccctttccgccgcatcatacttccgggATTACATGACGTGGCGAAAAAGGTCTGCCTACGTGGGACTAACACAAGGCCATACAAGTTCCCGTATTCGGTAGTCTATCCTCAAACAATCTCattatgtttattaaatttagaGAAATCACAGGTTTCTATTATAACTGATTgcaacatacatgcaaacttgAATTACAGCCCTTGTCTATAGTTTTATATTTCGGATATCAAGAGTCTCTATATGTACAGAAGACatattgtggtgtgtgtgtgtgtgtgtgtgtgtgtgtgtgtgtgtgtgtgtgtgtgtgtgtgtgtgtgtgtgtgtgtgtgtgtgtgtgtgtgtgtgtgtgtgtgtgtgtgtgtgtgtgtgtgtggtgtgtgtgtgtttgtgtgtgtgtgtgtgtgtgtgtgtgtgtgtgtgtgtgtgtgtgtgtgtgtgtgtgtgtgtgtgtgtgtgtgtgtgtgtgtgccagacagatggacaaacagacagacagacagacagacagataatagaccaacagacagaccaacagacagacagacagacagacagacagacagacagacagacatacagacacacaaagacagactcacacacagacagacagatagacaaacaaacaacagactaacagacagacagacagacagaaacagacagacacacacacagacagacagatcgacatacaaacaacagacagagagacagagagacagacacagacagacagacagacacatagtaAATTTACTTTGGCTACTTCGATGAGGTTGGGCCTTCCTGTACATTATCCAATCAACAAGAGTGATTGCGGAAGACCATTAGAAATACATGGCCAAGTTGCAGATGGTTTCCAtcttcagacagacagacagacagacagacagacagacagacagacagtatgaTAGATAAAtggaacagacagacggacaaacagacagacagacagacagacagacagacaaacagacagacagacagacagacaaacggacaaacaaagacaaagacatcACAGCACAGCGCTCCTATCAGACACACAGCTATCTTTCAGATGTCATTGTAAAttcctttaattaaagtctGCAAGCGGCACTAATAGTAATTAACAGTTTAGAAATATTTACAGCTACTTGCATCTGTGCACTGCACTTCTCCGTTGCCATTGCCAACGCAAACCCCAGCAGAACCCTGCAGTAAAATCtaggctaattaattaaacaccaaACTTTGCATGTGACTCAACCTCAACAACTAGCGCATAATTCGTCGACAATGCTGCAAATATCTCTCACAAGATCCGCAAACTGCGGCCTCT from Corticium candelabrum chromosome 12, ooCorCand1.1, whole genome shotgun sequence includes these protein-coding regions:
- the LOC134188043 gene encoding uncharacterized protein LOC134188043; protein product: MGSFMIRRVFDVLSISLMTALLFNVDGVCGKPLTRVTRNTERNCNAFKDYFVILTYDRTKVLTVLPRGQGLELRNVTEKLTLSNLFSKTSGLYPTFTAYAKQRKLSVDDEGKLTITNNASTFYAIHANFTRKNLTFEYYLRALTSGTKCGGGDYIVSPYKHVEPHKLTSTHAACAHEPLAAGVDGLDWNEYVFFLEEVNSSRHLSEELTQLCCK